GCACAACAATTTTGATATCCGACCTCGATAATAACGCATGCGTTTGATGTGCACGCCCAATGGAAGTGCAGTTCCGCAGCACCAATTGATTTCTTTCACGTTGTATCATAGCTTGTTGATGCGATTCCGTAACTGTTGAGCACGCAACGACAAATCTTCACATTGGCGGGTCAGATCCTCGATTCGCTGCTGCTCAGTTTCGACGAAGCGTGTGTAAGGTGCAACACCATCTCGTATTCTCCGGTCGACGCATTCTAATTCCTGATTACACACCTCCTGAACGTCTTCTTGCATGTGCTGCGCCCGAGCATTCCACAGAGCTTGATGCCGATCTGCCAGTGTTGTGCGTCCTTGTTGTAACAATAGTGCTTGTACCACCACTAGAGAAATGCTAGTCGGTAAAACGGACCCGGTACTCAGCACACCTGAAGCCAATCCCACTACGTTTAATCCTAACCCGATATTAAGACCAAGAGAGGCATAAGCCAACCGTTGCCAATTTTTCAACAACGCCGTCTCTTCCCGAATTACATCCTGCTCGGTTACGTGCTTTTGTACAGCTAGGAGTAAGTGTGATTCCAAAACGTGTCTCGTTTCTTCATATCGTGACGCCGCAGTGACGCTGCCCACCAAAGACTTGGACGAGCTCGACGGCCGGGAGCCCAAGAACTCAATCATTGCTTGGCCTTGTGCTCGTCCTTTTGTCGCCAAGGATTCGGCTGCGCGTCGCATCAGCTCATTCAAAGTCTCTGTCAAGGTGTAGGTGCTATGCGGTTGCTGAATGCCAGGTCTCGTGCTAGGTGTGGAAGTACTTCGCAAACCAATGGCTTGCGTTTTCTGCCATTCCTGATCCAAGCGATCACGTTCCAGGATAGCGCGATACATAAACTCGAACCAATTCGTGCGTCGATTAAACACATGAGCTCGTTGCCCTTGTTGTGCAAGACCATCCATCAAGTCCTGTTGAGACCGTTCCAGATCGGCTCGCAAGGCTGTCTTCCAGGAGGCAAATTGCGCTCGGCACATATGGAGCGTCGCAACATCCGTCTCGAGTGATTCGCGTTGCGTGTTCAGTTTATCAACGATAAGTTGCAGCAATCCTTGCGAGACACCGATCGGGCTAGATAACTTTGTTCGCACTCTGGTCTGCACCGTGAGCGATTCTTGCAAAAAGGTTTCGAGTGCGGCAAAATTACTCCGATCCCAGACTCGCGATGATGCTTGCTGCCGTCGCTGTAACGTTTTACTGGCCAGCGCGTCCCGTGCCGAAATTGGTATGACCACGGGTCGAGCTCCCAACAGTTCGCTGGCGTGCGTCGtaacaaaatcaacaactcgcgctttttcgttttggcCGTGATCACCACCGCTTTGTTCCAAAACGTCCATTTTATTGATAACCACAATGATGGCCTTGCGGTACTGGGATATGGAAGCTAACATGACTCGTTCGGACTCCGGGAAGGGTCGATCGGCCGAGGTcacaaacaaaatcaaatcGGCCGATGGCAACAGACGCAGAGTGGTGGCCGTATGATCGACCAGGACAGCGTTGGTGCCGGGTGTATCGACGAGGGTCAAATCTTGCAAAAGCGGCAAGTCGTGCTGGAACCTGACGACCGTGGGCATAGGTCGTCTCGATGTTGCGCTCTCGGAAGCATCTGGAGCCGATACAATAGTGACGCTATCCGTCGTTGGTATCGCGCCCGTTTCGAGCAGTTTTTCACCCAAAAGGGCGTTCAGTACGGTCGACTTCCCCGCGTTAAACTCACCCGCTAAAACCACACAAAAGGTAGAATTCTGCAGTATTTGAGAGGCTTCGTCTAAATCCCGGGTGGGAACGTTCAGCAGGTTCGCTAGTTGTCGGGTTAGTGCCGTTAGATCCTTTTGGTCCGTTAGAATTCGccgttcttcttcgtttAGGAGTCGATAGAGACCGTGGTTTTGTGCCTCATTCTCCAAACTTTCTACTGTGGTAGTTTCGCTTGTCGAAACAGACCGGTTTTTGGGTGCGAACCTTGTTTGTGACAATGCCGACGATGAGAAGGAGGCCAAGCAAAGGGTGCGAGAGCCCTCCACCCTGCTACCCTGGGTTGTGAAAAAGCGAAATTCTTTGTCCAAAGTTGCTGCAGACCAGGAACGCAATCTCCTCCGTACCGTACGAACACATGAGATGGGGTAACCTCCATTGTGCGTGGAGAATGGTCGTCGACTTGCGGCTCGAAGAGCGGGCCAAACGAGTTTACCCATCGTGGTGGCGAGACCAAAACAATGAGACTTTTACTCGTCCTGATTTCCAGGAAATGTAACATTTCGGATGTAGGCATGGGCTGACAATTTGTTAATTCTAGGGTAGGGTAAGGATTCACAAATAGTACAAGCGCTCATTATTCCATGCCAATTAACGCTTTTCTGTCCCCGACTCCGAAAACAGGATGCCATCAAAACAGTAAGGAACAACTCTGAAACGACTGCCTCTacagaaacaaatcgaaaGATATTGCAATTCGTCTATCTCCTTTCCACAGATGACTTTGCTGTCTACCCGAGCAGACGCTGCAGCGGATCGAGACCACTGGCTTTTCTGACTTTAAAGAGCATTTACCTTCCAGCATGAACACGAGAAGCCCCGCAACTACGTTAGAAACGAGCAGGCCTTCGACTCGTGCTCCTACCGGCAATAATGAGAATACTGAGAGTGATTTGGAGCCGCCGCTAGCATCGCTATCCCTATCTACCAAAGGTCGTTACTTTGTTGTTACCGGAGGGACACAGGGATTGGGTTTGGCGATTGCCATTCAACTCAAAAAAGCGGGCGCCGCTGGACTCTTCTTGGTCGCCCGATCACCCGACAAGGGTCAAGCGGCGGTTGAACACCTACGCCAACAGCACCAGTTGGGAGACGACGGTAAATCGACTTGTCAAGTCTTTTTTCTACCCACCGACTTGTCTGATACGAAGCAAGTGCAAACCGTATTTTCTCGGATTGAAGACCTCTTGTCAACTACCGATGTTGTCAGTGGTCTCGTAAACGCCGCCGCTATAACGACACGGGGCAATCTGTTTACCACCACGTCGAACGAGTTTGACACGCAGTTTTTCGTGAACGTACGCGCCCCCTTTTTGTTGACTCAAGCCTTGGCGGTTCATTGTCGAAAGCAGCAGACACAAAGAACGTCACAAGTGCGGGCCAGCATCGTCAACATTTCCAGTGTCGCCGCGTACGGTGGCGCGCCGTTCATTACAGCCTACTCGGCGAGCAAGGCCGCACTCTCCACTCTAACCAAAACTAACGCGGCTGAGCTCGCGCCTCATGGAATTCGTGTGAATGCCATTCAATTGGGATGGACCTATACGGATAACGAAGATGCATTGCAGACGGCCCAATCGGATCGGGATTGGATCCAGCGAGCCGACGAAGGTGTGCCGTTAGGACGCATTTTGCGACCCCACGATGTCGCCGTGACGGttgtgtttttgttgtccGAAGCATCGGCCATGACGACGGGGACTTTAGTGGATCTGCATCCGGAGTATGCTCACGGTCTTATTTCGCTGGCACCGACTGATGCCCGTTAATCCAGACTGCTCTACAAAAGCTCAGCATACGATGGCCTCCGCGCGACTTTTTAACCATGGTAATGACTTTGAAAGCGATTCAAACCTAGAAACAACACCCATGGGGTCTACAATTGTATCATCGCGCACAAGCAATAGAGCGCTTCCTATCGTACTTGAAAACCACTGTTGGTAATAGGTGTAAAAGATAAATCGGACTATCTTACAGACCCCGTACCATACGGGGCTTCAATGGGAATGTACCCCCCTTTGCCCATCTTATTGCAGTAGCCGTAGAAGAAGTCCGTTTCATGTGTACCAGGACCTCGACCGGACCGTCCCCAGGATTGCTCCAAATCGGATCGGACCTTGTACCATTCGTGCACCAGTTTCCGACACAGTCGGTGCTGTAATGAATCATTCTCGTGGGACAAACACCACCACGGTTTTTGGCACAAAGTATAGTGCGTGGTGACAATGTCTTCGAGGTTGCGTTCGCGGCAGTCCTCGCAAGTTTCTGTGTTGGTCCGACATTCGCCTTGGACGACATCATTCACGGTTTTCCCCGTCCGTGGATTATCACACATTTGGTTGTACACGCACCGATTCAGTTCAATGGCCTGACCTGGGTGTAAGACGTTGTAATAGTACGATATGATTCCTTGAAAGGTCATCGAGCCATGAAACGGTCCAACCTTACCACCCCATCCCTGACCATCGCGAAAGTCGCCTTCCAGTACAATGGCACGAAATTCTTCGTAGACATTGAGATCCGGTCGCATTACGAGAAATCCACCCTGTACGGGTTTGTACTGTTTTTTGGGTCCGACCATGTTGTAGTCCAGCGTGAAGAACGCGTTGATACTAGTGGGGAGGGGATCGTCCGGCCACATGACGGAATGTGTTTGGAAAGTGGATTGGCTTACGCCATCCTGCAGCATGGCGTCAAAGACTACATCCATGGGCTTAAGCATAAGCACGTCCAAATCTAAATGTACAGCAATTGGATAATCTGTGAGAGTATACGCTTCCAATTTGATGAGTTCCTTTTCCCCGCAACAACCGTTTTGTTCAATTTTGTTGCGCAGAAAGTCCCCCTTGATATCAGCAACGTTTACAAAAACTTCGCGTTCTAGTAATTCGTATCCAAGAGCTTTTAATGGCAGTGCACAGGATACAGCGGATGGATGGTAAATCGCAAAGAGTGCATAATTGTAGCGTCCCGCTCCGTGTATACTGTTGAGGTGAATCGAGTGTTTCAGTACCGCTCCGCCTTCCGTGATGGGATCCGAACCACAGCCTGTAACAGAAATGGCGTATGCTATCGTCACCGGCGTAGAATTGTTACTTTTAAAAGCGTCAATGGGGTTGGCGCGGGGCGGAGTTTTCGGATGAGACCATGTTTGGGGCAACGGCGGTGAAGACAAGGGGAGATTTTTCTTGCTACCTCGCATAGGCAAAGTCACTATACTCAATAGTAAGCTTAGACATATCAGGAGAATAAAGCCAAAGAGCAGTTTTATGGAGAGGCGAGGCCGCTTGTTCCGTTTGGCAGATACTCTCACCATGGTCATTTGAATGTCTGGATGAACAATCGAAATTGAAAACCCAACAATCACGGGCCGGTTTgtgtttcacagtcaaaaatCGATGTTAGTCATCATTTGACGTCAGCTAACAATTCAcaaaatttctggaaacgCATCCACGTGGCGTCGCTCAGACGTGCATCCATATCATTTTACTATGAAGCAAACAAGTTCACCGAATATCCCCGAAGCCCGTAGAAAAATACCTCCCTattctattgactgtgaactgCACACGACTGGATCGCGAACATGTCAGACTCATACCGAACCCGGATTTCGTGATGTTTGCGAACGCTCCTTCGATTCGTACACTATTTTGGAAACTGCCCAATTTCGAAACATATCATATCTCATAAAAAAGTATCAGACACGAAACAATATACAATGTCAGAACGAACAATCACCGACGCAACGGCCAAGGTTATTGAACAGAGTCTTTCAATTGCCCGCGACAATGGTAATTCTCAAGCCGATCCGCTACACTTGGCTGTGGCCCTCTTTACGGGCGACGACTCCATGGGGGCGCGAGTTTGTACAAAGGTGGTGGCGGACAACGTGGACGTCAACGTGGTTCGCAAAAATTTGCAACGCCGTCTGTTGCAAAAGCCGTCCCAAACACCTGCTCCTCACGAAGCATCGTTGTCGAGCTCGTATTCCTCACTCTTGCAACGCGCCACCAAAGCATCCAAAGCAAATGGCGATGCTTTGGTTGCCCTTGATCACTTGATACTCGCCCTGTACGAGGATCGTGAGGCTGCTGATGTGCTGACCCAATCGATGTTAACCAAGAAGCTTGCGCAGGGTGCCGTTAAGGATTTGCGAGGTAGCCATAAGGTAACATCAGCCAGCGCGGAAGAAACCTACGAGGCCTTGGAAAAGTATGGAATTGATTTGGTCCAACAAGCCGAAGATGGGAAACTCGATCCCGTCGTAGGACGAGATGAAGAAATTCGTCGGCTCATACAGATCTTGTCCCGCCGAACCAAAAATAATCCCGTCCTAGTCGGCGAACCTGGAACCGGTAAAACTAGCATCGTCGAAGGCCTTGCCCGCAGAATAGTCGAAGGTGACGTACCCGAAAGCATTAAGGGTGTTGCACTCCGGACGCTCGATATGGGCGCGCTGGTGGCAGGTGCCAAATACCGAGGAGAGTTTGAAGAACGGTTGAGGGCAGTTTTGGACGAAGTGAAGCGAGCGCAGGGGAAAATGCTTCtgtttgtcgacgaaatTCATCTCGTACTCGGGGCCGGCAAGTCGGACGGAGCCATGGACGCCGCCAATTTGCTTAAACCTATGCTGGCGCGAGGCGAGCTGCGCATGATTGGTGCTACAACTTTGGAAGAATACCGGAAGCACATTGAAAAAGATGCCGCCTTTGAACGCCGCTTCCAACAGGTGATAGTGAACGAACCCAGTGTGTTGGATACTATATCCATGTTGCGTGGGCTAAGCGATCGCTACGAAACTCATCACGGTGTCCGCATTATGGATTCCGCACTGGTTACGGCGGCGCAGCTGAGCGATAGATACATAACACATCGATTCAATCCCGACAAAAGTATCGATTTAATAGATGAAGCGGCCGCACGAAAACGCACTACACTTGACAGTCGTCCCGAACGAATCGATCAATTGGAGCGACAAATCTTGCAACTCGAAATCGAATCTACCGCATTGGGTCGCGAAAAGGACAAGGAATCTAAAAGGCGGCGCACAGCAATACAAGAAGAGATTGCTAATTTAAAAGAAGAACTGGCACCCTTGAACGCTAAATGGCAGGCCGATAGAGGTCGAGCTGAGGAACTGAAAGAGATCAAGGAAAAGCTAACTACCCTTGAGGCCAAGGCGGCGTCGGCGGAACGTACCGGTGACTACGAAAAGGCTGCCGACTTAAAGTATGGTGCCATTCCTGACCTCAAGTCTCATTTGAAGAGGATCGAAGAATCGGAAATGATACGTAAAGCAGATGCCTCAGACGAAGACAGTTTAGTTTCGGAAACAGTGACCCCCCAGGATATTGCCGAAGTGATCTCTCGGTGGACGGGGATTCCAGTTACCCGCCTCTCGCAGACTGACAGAGATCGCTTACTAAAATTGGATGATCGACTCAAGGAACGTGTCATCGGTCAGGATCAAGCAATCAAAGAAGTAACGGACTGTATCTTACGCTCTAAGGCTGGTCTGTCGCGACCCTCCCAGCCTATCGGTAGTTTCTTATTCCTCGGTCCGACGGGAGTGGGTAAGACGGAGCTTGCCAAGAGTCTATACTCGAGTTTATTTGACGCGGACGAACGGCATTTGATTCGTATTGACATGAGCGAATAcactgagcaacactcagTTGCCCGTTTGATTGGAGCCCCACCCGGCTACATTGGGCATGACGAAGGTGGTCAGCTGACAGAAGCCGTACGTCGCCGACCCTACTCAGTGGTACTCTTtgatgaaatggaaaaagcACATCCGCGTGTTTTAACGCTAATGCTGCAGATCTTGGACGAAGGACGCTTGACGGATAGCAAGGGAAGGACTGTCGACTTTACGAATACTGTCATTATTCTGACGTCCAATGTGGGTGCAAAGTATTTGCTGAATCTAACTGAGGAGTCAAAGCGACGGGAATTGGCGCACAAGCAAGTCATGTCGGAAGTTCAATCTCGTTTCGCCCCGGAGTTTCTCAACCGATTGTCGGGTATCATTATGTTCAACTCTCTCGGAACCCAGCAGTTGGAAATGATTGTCCAAAAGTCTATGAGGGGTGTTTCGAAGCGACTCGCCTCTCAAGGAGTTCGGGTGGTGCTGGAGTCTAGTGGCGCCAAAGCGATTCTTGCAGCATCCTACGACCCGAATTATGGCGCGAGACCCGTTGAGCGATATCTCGAGTCAACAGTGGTAACGACTCTCAGTCGTATGCTAATTAGCGGAGATATCTCCAGTGGATCTATTGTCCGCATTGAAGCTGCCGAaggcgacgacgagtcgtACGATGACATCAGTATCCCGCTGCGCAAAAAGGCTCGATTGACGTACTCTGTCCAACAAGCGACAGAACATCCAATGGAAACAGATGAAGCCGACGTTTCTATACTGGAAGATGGGGACAATCAAGCTGATGTCGATTAGGGCGACCCAAACTGAGTGAAATGTGTGTCCAACAAAGCGGCAAAGCGTTGAAAGGAACCCCTTACATTCTTACAAAACGTATATATGTCTAGATCCTTTAGACACATAAAATGCAATATCTATTTCGTTCTCAGCCTTTTTTTGGTATTCTCGGTAGACAAGCtctcttttgtttccgcCACCTAGCAATCTCTATTTCGTTCTCAACCTTTTATTGGTTTTCTCAGTAGACAAGCTCTCCTTTGTTTCTGCCACTTCTGCGTGTCCACTTGAATTTAGACCCAAAACATCTCTCAATCGTTTCGAGCGAACATCTGCAAACTTGATTGAATCCTCATAAGCCATGTAGGAATCAATTCTTGTTTGGCGATACTTGTCGTTTATTTTGTCCATGACAGGATCAAGCAGTCTCCTTGTTTCTTGTGAAGTCCATCCCATGTGACGTGCACAAAAGGGGATTAGGCCTTGAACATCCGGAATTCCCCAGGTAAAGCGATCGGAACTTTTGTCAACAACTGGCGACAAGAATGCATGCATCACATTCTCAGCCGGAAAATTGTCAGGTGCAATCCACCGGGTACGAGCGCTCTTATGTTTCGAGTGAAACCTTCTCTCCGGTGAGGCTTGCATGGCACCCGCATCCGTGGCTACATTGCCATCGAACGGATTAAACCCATCTAGCCACTGCCGAAACTTTGTTAGGCCTTCCCCTAGGTTATCCGAAACATCGAAGACTTGGAGTACTTCCATTGCGTTCACAATACCGACACCTGTTTGAAAGACATTTGTACACGATAAGCACTTGACAATTCAACAATGCAAACAAGGTGGCTTTAATTGCGTACCTTTGACGCCATCTGTATAGTCTGAACCAAGCAGCATGGCTAGCGCAACCATTGCATTTCGACCAAGCCCCATTTCCCGTTTGGCATCGCTTGCCAAATAAGCTTCGGCGTACATTTTATCCTCGAATATGTTTTTGTAAACTACTTGCccaccgaaaacaaagacaTCACTGTCTTCGGTCACAATACCATCGACCAACCCCAGCTCCTCGAGGGCAGCGCATTGGGCCTCGGCTTCGGAAGGGGCTTCCACGTACGGAATACCAAACAACTGGAGGAGCTTGATGATCTCTTCTTTCATCTCGTCTGTAACGGTCTCCATATATCTCTCTCGTTGATTTCTTTCTGCACTGTATTGCTTTTCCAGGTCTAGCAGCAGCTTATCGTTTACTTCAGTGACAGTCGCTTTTGCTTCGACTCCGTTGTTGGCGAAAGCCTGCACCGTGTTATCCGTGTCAATGAAAGGCATTTTTGCCTCGAAGGTAAGCGATGAACTCTCTGGAGTCGTAGTCCCTCTCTCACCCTGCTTCAATAGTATCAGGTGTTCTTTAGGTAGGTCTGTGGCAGTATGGTCTCTCGACGAAGTGGGAGTATATGGAAAAAGTCGATGCCTATTCTCATGTAATATAGGGAGTGTCAAAGACTGTCTTGGTTTGGAGGTAGTTATGGCTTGCTTGGATGGACTCGCCGCGTGGACTTCATTCATTGCTCGCCGAAATGCCCTCCCTGCCCAATTCGCTAAATTTGCAGCTGTTCCCTGGGCACGCTCCAAtgcggcggcggcttctGTCGAAAATCCATCTGCAGTATATGCCTGCGTCGCATCCTGTTTTTGAATCGCTGTCCCTACCTGTAGCGATTCATTAATATCTGTGTGAAATGCATTGGAGGAAAGATGACACTGATCCGATGATCCCGTAGAACCGCCGTTATCCTTCCACTCTACATTACGCTCGTCAACTGGCGTGCCACTCAAGCTAGTTTCTCCGTCTTCCCAATCGACATTATCTTCTTCGACCTCTGATTCAACGTCACGCacatcactgtcaattgcaAAATCATGATTATATTGTGGAGATGCGGCGGTAGATGTAGACGAAAGACCTTCTGAACGCTGCATCTTGTGCTCCTGAACAACTTTGACTTTCCTGGCTTCTTCCAACATTTTGTCTTGGGGCTGAGAGCTGTACGCCTCCCGGGCTTCCGCTAGCTCTGCTTCCTCTGCAGCATGAAGGACCATGGCTATCTGCTTGTCCACCACAGATTGCGGGGTGTTTTTAGTCTGCGCATTTGAACGCGCTGGCTCATTCGCTGATAGATTAAACTGAGTGGCAGAGTCTTTGTCATCCGACGGATGACCATCACCTGGCTGTCCCTCTTTTCCACGTGCTGATGGCGAAAGTAAACCTGTAGCACTATCTCTGAGTACCGTCTTGATACTCATATTGACCATTGCCCGCGGCTTTTGACTATCgtccaaaacaaaatccCTGCTGTTTTCATCTGTGCTCTCCTTCTCCAGGACAATTGGTGGTGCATGTTTCATTGAGTCTAGTGAAATAATCTCTTTCGTGTCAAATTCTTTTAAGGGCATCTCGTTACCAGAAGTCGAGTCGATGGGTAGAGTCACCAATTCCAGAGCGTTCGCCGGTTTTGTTAAGATTGTGACATCTTTTTGCACAACTCTTTGTGACCTTAGTGATGCAAAAACATCGCCCCGCACCCAATTAGCATCACCATTTGGAGGTTGGCTACTTGCGGATGTCTCTCTAAAACCCACCGACGAGTCAAGCCGTTGTTGGCTGTAGTCTAATTCCATTTTGTTAAGTTCTGCGTTTGGGACGCTGTCATCGTCTTCGCTACTGTCGTCCAATTCCAGAGGTTGTAAATGCGATGTCGCTTGCGGGCGATCCTTGTACCATGCTCTGTTTGTCGAAAGCGTAGACTTTTGATTGACGCGATCCTCTTCTTTTGAAGAATCGCCGTAGTCATCCTCCTCATCCAAAATGGCCCGTCGTCGTTTTTTCCCTGCAGCAGCAAAGGCTGGGTTGGCACATTTTCCGATtccgactgactgtgaatcctCGTCGGATGATGAATCTCGGTGCGAAAATCGATGGGTACCATTGTTCCGTCGGTTTTGCTGTTGCCGTGCCCGCAGAGCCGCCGACGGTCGCTCCCTTGGCGCGTCTGGTGGTGTGGTACGGTCGTTATCGTCGGGATCATCTTCCCGTATCAGGGATACTCTGGTGTTCCGATCCGACGCCATAAATTCACCCGGTTGGGATGCAAACGCCTTTTCCTCGTCGTGTACGACACGGAGCGCCATGGCGTGTATGGATTGATTGAGACGGATCGACCGCAAAAAGTTGGTGACCTGGACGGACGAAAAGGCGTCGGGGTTGGCGGCGGCCGGCATGAATTCCCGTCGCGAAAGGAGTCGCTGCGTTCGTTTGGCGGCTTCAATAGCATCCCTACGTTGGCCGGGTGGTAAGGCAGCTATCTGCGCCACGTCCATGGTGCCGCGACGCTCATCCCACAAACGGCGTTGGCGTTTATTGGAACGAGGAAAGCCGAGGGAGCTGCTATTGGTTGTTACGGGGTCGTCGCTATTGCTGGACTCGTTCCCAGTCGCCTCGTGGTCGAGCGGTAAATCCCAGTCGTTGACTGGATCatcaccatcgtcgtcgcggaCGTGGGGGTCGTTCGTGTTGTTCTCATTGTCCGAACCGAATTCCAACGCCGCGGCAATAGCAGCGTCACTGCCGGTATCCGGAGGGTATGCGGCGGCAGGTTGTTCCGGAGGCGCAGAATCGGTCGCAGCTTTCGTACCGAGTGAGTCGGATGTAGCCGAATATGCTGCGGGCTCTTCTGATGAATTCGTGGGGTCATTCGATAAAGCAGCGGTAGCCAAAGTTGCAGCGTTCGTGGTCGATCCGTCTTTCGGATTGCCGTCCCGCCCCCCTGGGTTGAAACCGGGCGCCAAAGACTGTGCCGTTCCGGTCGACGACGTTGGGTGGAAGGCTGCGTCGTGACCGTGAGGCTCTGGGACTGTTGGCtttttttgctgttgctgctgtagGGTTTGGGCTAGTAGCCGTCGCGCGAGTCGTTGGACTCCGGCTGGTCCCAAGGTAGCGAACTGTTCGCGTTGCTTGCGTCGTCGCATTATTTCACGTCGTTTGATGGCGGGCGTGGGTCCGTCAAAGACGAGGACGGCGCGGATCCCGTGAAAGCGGAGACGACATAGCCGACGGATAAAGCCAATCAAGTGCGCGGCGGGTTGGACCTTGCCCGTGTCCGGATCGCGCATGGCCTTGAGGAACTGCGTGAGCCAAATGGAGGCGTCCACCGCGAGCACGCGGCCTTCCAACGTTTCAATTGAGATGCGACGACCGATGGGCAACAGCAAACGCCACAAGCCCTGGACGCCCATACTGTACGGCGGTTGTTGTTCGGTTGCTACTGACTgtgccttgttgttgttattattATTCAGAGGCCTTTGCAGTCAATACGATAGTGAGGAAGGAGGTCGTTGCTCCAAAGCAAGCGAACGTCTAATGTAAGGTGCACACACTCGATCAAGACCGTGGGATCCGTGGGAAAAGCTGCTGCCGACTTTTGCGTTAGCGGAATGACTACCAAACACCAGTAGCCAGTATGTTGTATATGTAAATGTGACGAATCGAAAAAATTTATTTAATAAATAAAATATATCAATGGTATTCACAGTCTGTCCAAAGTGGCATTCACTCTCACAGTAAATCGGTTCGTGAAAACTCTGTGGTACTATGATATGTTGTATTCCGAAAAATTTGGCTGCTTTGAGTGTTAGGGTTAACGACCCGAATGGAATATATGTAAGGAGTCCCGGGGGTAGTTGTGgctactcactgtcattttCCGttcgtgtgtgtgtggggGAATGACCATGGTGGTCGTTGGCGGCGCGAGCCGTACAGCGGTTCCCCAGCGTCGGGGGAAGGCTGGATCCATCTACCAGTATATTTCCGTCGCGAGCTACTTTGTTCTATTGTTTTTGTGTTTTCTCATGATTTGCACCGTCCTGGAGCTGGACGACGCCCCGGACGATCACGGGGATTTGCACGCCTTGACCGTGTCGACGGTTCCCCAGTCGCGTACCGGGCTTGCCGTGACAGTTCCGCCTATCACAGTGGCTTACGCTGTGACCATTACCGAATGTGGTTCAGACGATGACGCTGCCTGGCGCTTGGCCGAAGGAGCCGCCGTCCTGGCGTACTCGATCCATCAAGCGCACCACGCGGCGTCATCGTCCCCACTCACCCAACCCGAACGACTCCACGAACAGCAACGCTACAACTACACCCTGTACGCTATTTATCACCCCCAAGCCGAGCCGTGTGTTTCGAAACTGAAAGATTTAAACTATACGCTGCTCCGCCGGGACACGCCGGTGGCGGTCCACGAAATCCGGGGGGATTTCTTGCGCGAGAAGATTACCGCGAACGGCTGTTGTGGGGAAAAGGAACTGCTCAAATTGGAAGCGTACACACTGACGTCGCACGAAATTGTCGTCTTGTTGGATCTGGACGTCTTACTGTTGCAACCCCTCGATCGGCTCTTTGACTTTTTGACGTACGGCACGCCACTGCCCCGGGACGATCTCCAATGGCCGGATCGGCCACTTGCCACTACCGCGTACCGGGACATTGGATTGCTCTACACAGTCGACTACGCCATGGTGAATCCAGGGCGAGCGG
This is a stretch of genomic DNA from Phaeodactylum tricornutum CCAP 1055/1 chromosome 17, whole genome shotgun sequence. It encodes these proteins:
- a CDS encoding predicted protein translates to MNTRSPATTLETSRPSTRAPTGNNENTESDLEPPLASLSLSTKGRYFVVTGGTQGLGLAIAIQLKKAGAAGLFLVARSPDKGQAAVEHLRQQHQLGDDGKSTCQVFFLPTDLSDTKQVQTVFSRIEDLLSTTDVVSGLVNAAAITTRGNLFTTTSNEFDTQFFVNVRAPFLLTQALAVHCRKQQTQRTSQVRASIVNISSVAAYGGAPFITAYSASKAALSTLTKTNAAELAPHGIRVNAIQLGWTYTDNEDALQTAQSDRDWIQRADEGVPLGRILRPHDVAVTVVFLLSEASAMTTGTLVDLHPEYAHGLISLAPTDAR
- a CDS encoding predicted protein, which produces MRGSKKNLPLSSPPLPQTWSHPKTPPRANPIDAFKSNNSTPVTIAYAISVTGCGSDPITEGGAVLKHSIHLNSIHGAGRYNYALFAIYHPSAVSCALPLKALGYELLEREVFVNVADIKGDFLRNKIEQNGCCGEKELIKLEAYTLTDYPIAVHLDLDVLMLKPMDVVFDAMLQDGVSQSTFQTHSVMWPDDPLPTSINAFFTLDYNMVGPKKQYKPVQGGFLVMRPDLNVYEEFRAIVLEGDFRDGQGWGGKVGPFHGSMTFQGIISYYYNVLHPGQAIELNRCVYNQMCDNPRTGKTVNDVVQGECRTNTETCEDCRERNLEDIVTTHYTLCQKPWWCLSHENDSLQHRLCRKLVHEWYKVRSDLEQSWGRSGRGPGTHETDFFYGYCNKMGKGGYIPIEAPYGTGSVR
- a CDS encoding predicted protein yields the protein MSERTITDATAKVIEQSLSIARDNGNSQADPLHLAVALFTGDDSMGARVCTKVVADNVDVNVVRKNLQRRLLQKPSQTPAPHEASLSSSYSSLLQRATKASKANGDALVALDHLILALYEDREAADVLTQSMLTKKLAQGAVKDLRGSHKVTSASAEETYEALEKYGIDLVQQAEDGKLDPVVGRDEEIRRLIQILSRRTKNNPVLVGEPGTGKTSIVEGLARRIVEGDVPESIKGVALRTLDMGALVAGAKYRGEFEERLRAVLDEVKRAQGKMLLFVDEIHLVLGAGKSDGAMDAANLLKPMLARGELRMIGATTLEEYRKHIEKDAAFERRFQQVIVNEPSVLDTISMLRGLSDRYETHHGVRIMDSALVTAAQLSDRYITHRFNPDKSIDLIDEAAARKRTTLDSRPERIDQLERQILQLEIESTALGREKDKESKRRRTAIQEEIANLKEELAPLNAKWQADRGRAEELKEIKEKLTTLEAKAASAERTGDYEKAADLKYGAIPDLKSHLKRIEESEMIRKADASDEDSLVSETVTPQDIAEVISRWTGIPVTRLSQTDRDRLLKLDDRLKERVIGQDQAIKEVTDCILRSKAGLSRPSQPIGSFLFLGPTGVGKTELAKSLYSSLFDADERHLIRIDMSEYTEQHSVARLIGAPPGYIGHDEGGQLTEAVRRRPYSVVLFDEMEKAHPRVLTLMLQILDEGRLTDSKGRTVDFTNTVIILTSNVGAKYLLNLTEESKRRELAHKQVMSEVQSRFAPEFLNRLSGIIMFNSLGTQQLEMIVQKSMRGVSKRLASQGVRVVLESSGAKAILAASYDPNYGARPVERYLESTVVTTLSRMLISGDISSGSIVRIEAAEGDDESHKSSRWVESPIPERSPVLLRL